A window from Pseudomonas moraviensis encodes these proteins:
- a CDS encoding ATP-binding cassette domain-containing protein, with amino-acid sequence MHTFIRTACEKHRLLLVMTIGATITLKILALAPPLLLGKIVDSLNDADHTTLRTLLFFTAAFTLAGCIQSMTTPLQTLLLSKLVQRIVMDASINWMARLMGKDFSQFGTWRIGQFIKSVERGITAHEQLLMFFVTTGFPLCLEFLIVAGAFWYMGGAWVFCALAGLGGCYLYATHRIIRWRRKHIDAVNDQEDELSATLVNTLRAGKSIKLERAERTALQPLNRAFERYANAAVTVAGSGGLLSAAKILFISLSTGGLLAWGVMDQTSGQASISVGQLVAIFSIAGTFLLNVSALTEGYRVLDQFSADQRRLKELLATGDFDNDRRNYSDALHNLSTLRLEPCEITHNGVARLSIARQISFRQGQSVAIIGPSGAGKSTLLEALAGLDFSVRPRLFIDELCIDRLNARAHLETVRYSPQSPQFLEGSFEQSVLFGVERSKTLNEAIQCLQLDEIIGRGHIAENATNISGGEAKRLSLLRLLNRPGKFNLFDEPSASIEPKLATPVWDLLFKTFAGQGFICVTHDVEHLHRFDRVLVMQQGAIVDEGKWFELLERPAIKVILHSLHTQT; translated from the coding sequence ATGCATACATTTATAAGAACAGCCTGCGAGAAACATCGACTCCTGCTGGTGATGACAATAGGCGCAACCATCACCCTGAAAATCCTGGCCCTGGCCCCTCCTTTGTTGTTGGGCAAGATCGTCGATTCACTAAACGATGCCGATCACACAACGCTGCGTACGCTGCTTTTTTTCACCGCAGCTTTTACGCTGGCCGGTTGCATTCAGTCGATGACCACCCCCCTGCAAACGCTGCTGCTCTCAAAGCTCGTCCAGCGAATTGTCATGGATGCTTCCATCAATTGGATGGCGCGGTTGATGGGCAAGGACTTTTCCCAGTTCGGCACGTGGCGAATAGGACAGTTCATCAAGTCGGTCGAGCGCGGAATCACTGCCCACGAACAGTTGCTGATGTTCTTCGTCACTACGGGTTTTCCCCTGTGTCTGGAATTTCTCATTGTGGCCGGCGCATTCTGGTATATGGGCGGAGCCTGGGTTTTCTGCGCGCTAGCAGGCCTCGGTGGCTGTTATCTCTATGCAACTCACCGGATTATTCGATGGCGCAGAAAACACATCGATGCTGTTAATGACCAGGAGGATGAGCTGAGTGCAACCTTGGTCAATACTTTGAGGGCTGGTAAATCGATAAAACTGGAACGCGCCGAACGCACGGCCCTGCAACCCTTGAACCGAGCGTTTGAGCGCTACGCCAATGCTGCGGTGACCGTAGCAGGCTCGGGCGGACTGTTGAGCGCGGCGAAGATTTTGTTTATCAGCCTGTCCACCGGCGGTTTGTTGGCTTGGGGAGTCATGGATCAGACGTCCGGACAAGCAAGTATCAGCGTCGGTCAGTTGGTCGCCATTTTCTCTATTGCTGGTACGTTCCTGTTGAATGTATCGGCGCTGACCGAAGGCTATCGGGTGCTGGATCAATTCTCGGCTGATCAACGGCGACTCAAAGAATTACTTGCAACTGGTGACTTCGATAACGATCGCCGCAATTACTCTGATGCGTTGCATAACCTATCAACATTACGGCTCGAGCCCTGCGAGATCACCCATAACGGCGTTGCGCGGCTATCAATTGCCCGCCAGATCAGCTTCCGACAGGGCCAATCCGTCGCGATCATCGGGCCCAGCGGCGCTGGCAAATCCACGTTACTCGAAGCGCTGGCAGGACTGGATTTTTCGGTGCGGCCTCGGCTGTTCATCGACGAGCTATGCATAGATCGCTTAAATGCTCGCGCTCATCTGGAAACGGTGCGTTACAGCCCCCAGTCTCCGCAGTTCCTGGAAGGAAGTTTTGAACAGTCCGTACTTTTCGGTGTTGAGCGGTCGAAGACCTTGAACGAGGCAATTCAATGCCTCCAGCTTGATGAAATCATTGGCCGAGGTCACATCGCTGAAAACGCCACCAATATCTCCGGAGGTGAAGCGAAGCGGCTTTCGTTGCTGCGACTCCTGAATCGACCGGGCAAATTCAATCTGTTTGATGAGCCGAGTGCTTCGATTGAACCGAAACTCGCCACACCAGTGTGGGATTTGCTATTCAAGACATTCGCTGGACAGGGCTTTATATGTGTCACCCATGATGTTGAACATCTCCATCGTTTTGACCGCGTGCTCGTCATGCAGCAAGGCGCCATCGTTGATGAAGGCAAATGGTTCGAACTGCTTGAGCGCCCCGCCATCAAGGTCATATTGCACAGCTTGCACACGCAGACCTGA